The genomic stretch TCCTGCTTGCATCATTAATGTGTTTTTCGttgcttctgttttattttcagcctATAAGAAGAAGGAGCGCCCTGAGATTTCTCTGCCGTCGGACTTTGAGCACACGATCCACGTCGGCTTTGATGCCGTCACCGGGGAGTTTACCGTACGTCTCTGTTAATGTTCcccgctctgtgtgtgtggttactAATTAAAGACTGCacgcacgtgtgtgtgtgtgcgtgctcgcGAGTTCGATGGACACAGACGTACACGTACTTGGctgaataaacctttttaaataatcacGTCAGACAAAGGCGCCTTGTTGAGCTGAGTCACTTGATCCGCCTGACCGAACTCTTTTAGCTGCGAGTTAAACGGTGTGTTAAGTTCCCATCTGAGCCGCCTGATTGTTGTTTCCTAATCTGGGTCACAGTTCAGTTTTATGTCTCCGTGCAAAGataacacctttttttttcttcttgtattcGACTCCATGctgtcaggtaaaaaaaaaaaaaaagtaagggcAATTAGCaaagcatggatggatggaaaaggtCAGACCTCAGCAGAGAGAAGAGATGGAGAGATGAGACAGAAACTGAGCGGCTTTGTGATGGAATGATTCTGacagaagagaaagaagagagggagagaaagagcaGGAAAACGAGGGGATGTGACCCAGTTGCTGGACAAAAGTACAGAAATGTAATGTAAATCACTCAGTAATTCTTTAACCCCCTGAAGTCTTTACTGGGACTTGCATGTCTTGTCACTGGAGTTTAACTGTTTACGACAGCAAAGGGCGAGAAAAAGCAGAAACGATGGATACGTAGGAGAAGAAGAGTGTCAGACCTGGAGGAAACCCTCAGCAGCTGATCAACTCTGACTGCAAGTTGTTTTTAGGAAACGGGACAAAAAAGGCAGGCAGGATGTTATTATATCAAAGGACAAACATTTACTGGCTACTTTATAAGGTACACCTTGCTATTACCGGGTTGGGCGCCTTCTACAGTTAAATTTCTATCAGGTCCTGGTTTCCAGTCATCCACCATATCTCCTTAAGTTAGATGCTGCTTACATGACTTAAAGTAACACTAATATTGTCGTGTACCAATAAAAGCCGGTCAGTACCACCagtttgctggtgaagattctcagtcatccaggtcatgatctttcccaaacaaagttaaaagacaaaaacaactggacttttttgtCCCAAAGTTTGAaaacgttttgcttcccatccagaaaactttctcaatttaaatgtctggagtaaagcttggagctccacattactccagacatttaaaTTGAGAAAACTTTCTGGATGGGATGCAAAACGTATTCAAACTTTGGGAATAAAGTcaaattgctttgtttttgtaactttttttggaagtaCCACCAGTTGTATTTTTTCAGAACCACAGATCTATGGAAGAGcccaaatgtatttatatccCTGGCAGAGTTGGGTTTTAAAGCAAGTTTTCAGTTCTACCAGCGGTTCTAACTGGAAGGAATATTGATGTTTTGGAGAGACCCGACTTTAATCTCATAGAGactctgtggagggagctaaagatgaGGGTTATGGCAAAGAGGGCCCCCATCACCAAAGACAAACATTCAAAGTAACagtgaaaacatgcaaaaatctGGTCTGCTTAAAATCcgtgttttgttgctttttaacgggccatttatttaataaaaccaaAGTATAAAAAGATATTATTACGAGGAGCGCAGTGGTGGTCCATCCCAGGTTTGAGTCCCGACCCGCGGACCTTTGCTGCTCGTCTTCCTCCTCGATTTcaacccatttcctgtcagccttctgtcaaataaaggccagtagtgccttaaaataaaaatctatctcTTTAGAGACGCCTCTCTCTGGGTGTGAGAGATtatggactttaaattttatcacgATATATTCTGGTGATGTTGGGATAATGATAAAAGACTATTTATGGCTTCTTTTTAAGGTAACTGTGTTACTGTGACAGTGTGACAATTATTGCCCAATAAGCACAAATGctatccttaaaaaaaacatttaaaaatgtatataatgtagtaatattaaaacaaaattctaaATATCTTTTATCAGGACACATTACCAAACTGCACACAGGGACtccatttaattatattttatatatatatattttttatatttattgaagCTCTCAGtaaaccaacagtggagaaagcagcacaaataacaatcctgacaataTTTCCAGTTTTGGGTGTTTTCAGACACAACTGGCTGGAATTTATCGTTGTCAGGATAAATCCAAATTCTCGTCAcggtaaaacatttttcacattaacGTTAAATAAAGTCCCAGCCCTACCTCCCTCACTTCCTACCAAATAAACTTCTTGGCTGACTAAAAGggattttaaatctaaatgtgccaggggtatgaatagttttgggcTTTTGTTTAGATAAGCAGTTCAAACGTTATGAGAAAATTTTAgtatttgggggaaaaaaacacaaatgaagatgaaaaaacattgcaatttaatcaaaagttcagtttagtCAGAAATTTGGTTCTCAAGCTGATCAGATCCACAGATGGAAACCTTCATTTATCACTTTAGTGGCAGATCCCAGTCACGAGTGTATAAAGGATTCGATTTGCAACAAATGGTACCCATGGGAACGGCACCAGATGGCCGAGTAGCTTCATCAGGATCGGTAGTATCAGGCGGTGGCTGGAGCGACTGACGGTCACCAGAAACGCACCGGACAGAGGAACATGTCGGTCATAAGGCAGAGTGGTCGTCATGGAACCGCTTTGCAAAGTAAAAGCTGttaaagtgtgtttgtgtgtgtgtgtgcgtgtgcgtgtgcgtgtgcgtgtgcgtgtgtgtgtgcgtgtgtgtgtgtgtagggcaTGCCGGAGCAATGGGCTCGGCTCCTGCAGACCTCCAACATCACCAAGCTGGAGCAGAAGAAGAATCCCCAGGCCGTCCTCGACGTTCTCAAGTTCTACGACTCAAAGGAAACGGCCAACAGCCAGAAATACATGAGCTTTACAGGCAtgtatataaaaacatgttttatttgtttaaaaaaaagtttattatagCGAATCTGCAatgaaaatgacacattttatgcaaataatgtctgaaaaactaaataacaaaTGCCAAAATACAGATGAAGGAAGTTTAAGGCTTTCAGTTTATTGAATTTTCTTTCTTATACTTTGCTGATGGCTGGTTTTATTGTAGTAATAATTTTAGGGTTTtagattaatttgttttaatgcaacaaatgtaaaaagtaaGGTAATTTTAAGCCACAAGCGagttaaacatttctttatgaCTCAAAGAAACtgtcatctcataaaaagaagcaagataaattattacattacatttttttgtctgtgtaagATTAACCATCAAACTGAAACAAAGCGATGTGCATCTCTTTAATagaacagaaagaaaagctATTTTCCTGTCCAACAGTGGTTAAATTCAGGTAGACCTGTAACAAAGAGCAAATTTACAgcataagaaaaaaacacagagttaATAAAACCAGCATACTCAAGAAACTAAACATTTTGCATAACATAATCATATAAATGGTGCACACATcactttttgagaaaatttaaggatgtTAAGTGACCCTTATAGTCTTTCTATATTGGGCctctttggcatcatgaagtcattaaaagggtcAGTTGCACCTTTATATAGAggacacttttgatttcataatttaatttcagatcacatagaaatataaaaaatgcacagtaacataaaagtagcacccttaggcccagtcaatagagtttatctgcaaaaaaaagtttatatcggggtaagttacactttaaactcatcattctgcataaattcttctttttttggacatttctgggttgttttaatgcgttgagggaaaactgacatctagtggcaggatgctgtaaCTACACAGTTCAAACATTAACGTTCACTACAGGaagcacagttttagccactttatacaatttaaaagaataTACGCCTCTACTTTCTGACCtcatatgccttttttggccggataaattgccttcaCGAGCCAGGTTTGGCCCACAgaccttgagtttgacacgtatTTTATAAGAATGAcggagaaaaaaagcaaaaaccacAGAGATGGAAACAACCTGTTGAGTTTGTTGGGAcggttataaagtctaacagcagctgggaggaaggacctgtgATGATGCTGCCTGGTGCACATAGGATGCAGCAGCCTGTCATTGGCTACGTTTCCATCCGGTTAGCATGCGAATTATGAGGGAACTTTTAAAGTgtcccaaaaaaagaaaatgtgaattatTTTTCATCTACTGGTTTGGAGTGAAATAATCAGCCTAGGCAAAGCATAATTTCATCAGAAGTTGACGTTAcagataaacaggaagtagaagtTGCTGTAGTTATTCTGTCATGTCAGCCAGTATTGGTGTTAAATGAAGATGTTGAGaaagaaatatatttctatGTACGTTATGGGAAATCTGGGAGGACGCCAACTGTGGGAACAGCTGGTGAGGCGTGTTGGGTAAATGTTCGCTACGTCCATCTACCGTTTAGCGcattaagctttttttaatgtgagGCTTTAAATGCGCGTCGATTGAAACGTAGCCAgagaaggagctctccagcttcATGCATGGTGGTTGAAGACATTGTCCACCAGGGATGTTATTTTTCCcagagtccttctgtctcccagcagcagagctggccttcctgatgagcttatccgactgcttcctctcagctgtggataagctgctgctccaacaaaccgcACCATAGATAACAGCTGATGTCAATCCTGACAAAAGTTAGAAatgtttcttcctctttttttttatcttcagatAAAACTGCAGATGCCTTCAACTCCTCCATCATAACGGTAAGACTGCTTCTCTTTCCTACCCCATCCATCAACAGACAGAATATAAAAGTGAACACAATCGTTAATTAAGGGTGAATCACAAACTGTAAAACtgatgtaattttattttgttatatagTTTCTACtgaagctacaaccaagtctcCCTACTGAGAACAAGAATATTGGCATTGTATTgctaaaagccatttttaagAATCAAGTTGTTTTTAAACCTATTTTGTCATAATAGAAAATTAATGTTGGTTAAggggaaaaagaaacaatgaacGCTGTCCTGGACATTGCTGCTGAAGCGGGTTTTACTGCGTTTATGAAATATCCACTTTTATTTtctgatgcatttatttattccatGGTATATTTATCTAATTTTGTCCCCTGTAACCCTCCATGAAGTACACCTGATTCTTTGCAGCTCAGCAAAGGTCTGTTTTACAGCCAATAATTGAACTCAGGTCCACGGAACCGTTGGACCATCTTAAACATGCGCTGCAGTAGAGGACTCTAAATAGGATGGTTGATCTGCACTGGTTTTGGGACGCCAAGGAAGAGGCTCTGGATGGTATTACTACTTAGTTAAAGCTGCCGAGCTCGATAGATGTATGTGAGGGCAGTGTTTTAGGCACAGGCCGCTCCATAGCGTAATTATTATCACTTAATATTGACTCTGTGTGACCTGTTAGGGGAATATGTGGAACTGGGATTTGCATCAATCAAGATAATTTAGCTGCGATTGTCCAGGTGAATTATACCATCAGTATAACTGGCTGTGAAGTAGCCGTGAGGGGTGGAGGGTTAGTTTTACCGTCCGTTTATCGTTATCGAGGTGAACTGCTCAGTAAATCGCGATGTTGATTTTAGGCCAAATCGCTCAGATGAGATGAAAGTTGGAGGGATTTTCCCAACAGTCGTAAGTTGCGTTCAGGTACCGCTGCAACGTTAGGTTGTCTAAATATCAAAATGACTCCAACGtgatatttgttttattctcaAACTTGGGCGCAGTCTTATTAAAACGTTTCTAAACATCAACATTGACTGTTGTCGTATCTATATTCACCTGCTTCTTTGTGTTTAGACTTTGAATTTTGTTGCTCTCTTCAGACTATTTCCACACGAAAATGTTTTGTGCACTGCaagaaagtaaaattttcttgaaattacaatttttccttgatttgagcaggtaaataagactatttgacaactgaattagatttttgcacttaagatAAGAACAATctgtctccatcatcttatttcaagtgcaggatatctaattatcttattttaggggtaaaatactcattccattagaTCAGTGGTTCTGATCACATTTCAGTAAATAGAAAGTCCTCCAAGCGCCGTCacttgaaaataaatatctgcCGAAGtgacaaatttttaaaaattcagttTCTGTCACAAAAacggcaaaaaagaaaacatggttGTCCATTAAGAGAACTTTTAGTCAGAAACTTAAAACGTTCAAGTTAGAAGAAGTGAGAAAAAGGTTTTCTAAAGTTAAACTCTGAGGTTTCTAACCCCTCGGCCTGACATTTAAACTTGATACTCGCTCTAAAAGAAGCTTTTTATTTGCTCTTCAGGAGCTTTGAACCTCTTTAAATCTTTCAAACCCGCAGCGCCGTACGACCTGTCGGTGAGCGTGTTGGTGCCGTTTTTAAGTGCATCAGCTTCAGCCTCTAATAGTAGTTAGTCCGGTCCCTAAACGTATCAACAAGCAGACCAAACTGGTGGTTAAACCTGGAACTAGAACACAGTTAAGCTGGGTTTATGTTCTAGGCTCCACTTCAGAGGTAAATGTAACGGACCAGAAGTAGCTATCAGGTCCTGGTTTCTGGTTCCCAGTCATCCACCATAACTCCTTCAGTTAGATGCTGCTTACATGACTTAACGTAACACTAATATTGTCGTGTACCAATAAAAGCCGGTCAGTACCACCAgtttgttggtgaagattcttagtcatccaggtcatgatctttccccaaaaaagttaaaaaaacaaagcaactggactttttgaaagctttttcaaaGTCTAAACACAAAGAAGCAGGTGAATATAGATACGACAACAGTCAATGTTGATGTTTAGAAACGTTTTAATAAGACTGCGCCCAAGTTtgagaataaaacaaatatcaCGTTGGAGTCATTTTGATATTTAGACAACCTAACGTCGCAGCGGTGCCTGAATGCAACTTACGACTGTTGggaaaatagtcttatttagctgctcaaatcaaggaaaaatacacaaatttcaagacaattttactgacttttagtttctttttgcagtgtgagaacGTAAAGAGCAGGGCGAATCCTCTAAAAGTGCCCCCGTCTGATTTGTTGTCATGGCGTTCAGTATTTGTAGGAGTGGGAGCCCATGTTGTTTGATTGGTCGGCACATTGTGCTCATTAATAGTCTTTTTCCCGTAGTGTAAATGTTGTCTGACAGATGCCCTCAAAGCGAACAGCTGCACAGAAAGAGAGGGAGGTGCTCCATGAGACGTGTCCTtcccctcttcctctctgcattGTGAATCAGCATCTTTTCCTCCTTTCACCGTTTGCCCGTCTCTGCAGCCTGGCCACCAGCCGAGCCTCTGAATATCTCACAGACATAGAGAGGGAGCAGAGAGCGGCTCCAGGAGCCACACCTGAGTCAGGCTTTCAGACACCGCCCGTGGTGAAGGAAAGATGGACAGGCAggtcaagtttaaaaacaagccGGGAAAGGAAGTAGAGCTGAAGTCGGGCAGGAGGACGTCGGCGTGATGAGATTAGGAAGCCGCAGTGACAGCAGGAAGCCATGATGGGTCTGGTATCGATGATGGTTCATGTAACGATAAAGTCACTGAGGCTCCGCCCACTCTTCCCTTATGACATCACGCAGAGCTCCAAGACCGTGTCGGAGACGCCCGCCATAGCAACCGTGTCCGAGGACGAAGACGAAGACGAGGCCGAGCCCCCACCGGTGATCGCCCCCCGCCCTGAACACACCAAATCAGTAAGAAGCTtctctgttttcatttcatgtaTTCTTTAAACACTAATTCAACCTTAAAACTTTAACGTCTTTCCCCACACAAGGAAGAAATGCGTGTTGATGCACATCCTTGCTGCtgtttcacagtaaaaaaactaaataagatgatttaaaatgatcctttaaatcattttaaaaccatcatctgtgattttatttgtagtttttgtGTATCAAAGCTCAAAAACGACCTCCGCTTTCCTACTTAAACGGCGTTATTGGCATAATCTGCACAACTTGATGGTTTGCTGTCATCATGATTAATTTCTCTTGACCTTAacttcttgtatttttttttcttccctaaaTTATTGCTAAAGTTTCAATTAGAAAtgttgcagagaaaaaaaatctgttagaaaTTTAAGCTGAAAAAACCTTTTGGCTGCTCACTACAAAGAGACCTTGTAGTGTGCAACGTGTTAAGTTTAATTAGACATCTCATCGCAGCTAATCGTTAAATCATGTGTCAACCTCCGAAGTCTAGACCAACTATCCACAGTATGTAAAGCAATCAACTTTATTTAGTAAAGCAACcttttttaagtcttttatttaaaaaagatctCTATGGGCTTTACAGACTGGCTCTTTTCCCCGTCTTCACGTCTTTCTGTGTGCAACGGGGGAACATACCATCATCTTCTACGTCTCTAGCCCaccgtttatttctgtttcgCTGCCATAAGCAAACCAACTATTCTTCACAAAGTGTGGCGTgaacattttcttctcttttaactGCATTTCCGCTGGTTATGTTGAGTACTGCCCCCCTGTGTTTTTGGCGATTACTGCAACTACATCCATGTCAAGTATAAACGTCTACAGCGCGTCTAAGTTCTCGCGCACAGACCGGCACGGCAACCCAAATGTACAATGTTGCATTGACAAATAAagatcattattattaatattattaaaggtgatagctacaagtttaactcctccTGGCAAGTAGGTGGCGCACTCGCGTTCGCCCGCTCTCGTTCCAACCTTCAACTGTGCTGTTTGCCAGCCGGCTGCCAGGTCCGGTAGCGTTAGCATaatggttagcattagcaaacatttaacttacctgtccagaaaGAAAGTTTACCAGCTCCTCTGCTTCCTTGAGTCAGCACCGATGCTAGAAAGCTTGACCGATGTCCTCGTTCGTTTTGCTTATTTGCTTCCGATCTGGCAACAACCGCGCTCCGTCTCACGTGACTTCAACCTActattcctattggtgcagaatcctttcgTGCCGACGTTGGCTTcgtaaccagaagtaaatatttatattttttggatccgtaaaaatttataaaagttatttatatactgtacatgcatttttttgtaaaattaatactgtatttttcggactatgtTGCTTCGGTTAATaagttgcatcagtcaaaaaatttgtcataaagaggaaaaaaacatattagtcGTACCGGACtatacgcatttatttagacatgtaTTTCACACCATCCAGGACTAAAAACGGACCATCTGGTAAGCTAATTCGTTAAATTACACAACctggctgaataacatggaacatacctgggaggatgaatgagGTTAATTACTCCAAACAGCAGATTTTATCCAACGCATTTCAGCgtaaaggaaaacaacaacaacaaaaaatctaaatttctaCATTATAAGACCATATTAATAAAAGTTAGCATTTTGTATAAATGTTAAAAGGTATTAATTTAGGCCCACCTGCATTGTTGCTCCTCTCTGAGTTGCCACGCGGTGGCTTTAATGCGTCTTACTCCCACCATCACAAAAATGGACTTTTCTCATCCTCTCAGTCCGAAAAGCCCAAAATATCTCTGTCAAGATTTCTTTTAAGCTCCGCCGCTACATTATGCCTCAGTGCATCTTAGAGTCGTATTATTTCCACACCTAAATGACCGTATGTAGCTATTTACTTAAAAATATGCTTTCAAGCTGTTCGGCGTTTATTGTAGACTCcatttgtcaaaatgttttaaataaatacagatgGTAGCCTTAACATTTTCCATTGCTGTCAAGATTTGGAATTATTAAAGACATGAAGAGTTAAACTTGTCTTAAAAACTTAGTAATAAGCAGTAAACTAAACTGTTGTTTAGATTACTGTAGATTTAGCTGCTGTTCTGtcttgattgtgttttttttttattaagctttCTGATTCTTGTTTTTGATAAACTTTATAAAATCTGATAACGTAAAACTTGGGTGAAGATATTTTCTAAATTGGTGTGAACAATATTACAgcttaaaaagtttaaatgcaCGTTGACACAGCTTGACGTCTCTGTATTCCCAGATTTACACCCGCTCAGTGATCGAgcctctccctcctccttcaACCAAAGATGCAGCCACCTCCCCCATCGTCCCGCCGGCCCCcgccgccgctgccgccgccgccgtcaCCCCCACCCCGCCTGCAGAGGCAGCGCCCGGCAGCCCCCCCAGTGCAAGCCCCGCCCCCGGCCCCTCCCTGCCCCGCGCACAAGACAaaaccaagaagaagaagatgtcTGACGAGGAGATCCTGGAGAAACTACGTAAGTCTGACGCCCAGCGGTTGATCTGTCTGATCTGATCGATCTGTTTGATCTGATTTCACGTCGCTGCAGAATACAGAAACATGACGCCATTTTTACCTGATGGCGCGGTCTCCACCTGCttactttaaactttaaagacaGGTTGTTTATCACTCTGTTTCCCTCCAAGAGCAGattttgagtttattttaagGTTTAGGATGAGCTGGTGCTGACTTTTGCAACTCTTctgttatttaaacatttttaaaaaactgcatCTGCGGTATCAGCATATTACCCACTAAAAAACTTCACataaagtttattatttgcttaagTTAAAGTCTTGGTGTTCTATATATTATTAGTCGAGGTTTAGttgatttatattgaaaatCGAGTTCCTGTATTTTTCttccttaaaataaaagcaatttgtTGGATAAACTGGTATTTGACCAGACTTTAGCTGAGTTTTTAGTTAATCTAGTGTTCACAAACCACATATTTAACACTTCTAATTTTAATTatcaaacaaagaaacagcatAAAAAGGTGTGAAGTGAGAGATGCAGGATAATAAAATCTCACAGTAAAACTGCTTTCGGCAGTaaacagtgatttaaaaataaaactcatccagttggtaccactttacaataacatggctaataaatagtttatacatatgttttaataaaaataagtgtTTATTATTCATTAAGGGAGCATCAAAAGACAAAACTGACCTTTTTGTTCCTACAAGGTTGCAACTTAacctgaaatgtttaatataagcaACTCTAGATGAAATGTATAGTTGAACAGATAAGGCTCACTATTTGGTAACAAACCGatcagttttgtcttttgtttgctCTTAATGATGCACAATAAAGACTCGTGAATGAGGTATGAAGCATTTACACGTTAATTCATATCTATAAACTATGTGTTAGTCATAAATAAGGgaagccttattgtaaagtgtcaCCCTTTTATTTCCACACAGTAAAATAGGTCTgggttttaattttctcccttttaataaatgaaatcatcatttgcaAACtgccttttatatttattcaggtTAGGGTTATATTCAGCAgtgacaaagaaacaaaaaggcttTATGAATCCTGCTTCACGCAGTTGCATCGGTCCCGTTACTGAACATGCGTTCGCACCAGCA from Fundulus heteroclitus isolate FHET01 chromosome 18, MU-UCD_Fhet_4.1, whole genome shotgun sequence encodes the following:
- the LOC118566746 gene encoding serine/threonine-protein kinase PAK 1-like — translated: MSDNGEVEDKPPAPPMRNTSTMIGSCNKDPAPLNHGSKPLPPNPEDKKKKDRSIRFILTGGSDKTYKKKERPEISLPSDFEHTIHVGFDAVTGEFTGMPEQWARLLQTSNITKLEQKKNPQAVLDVLKFYDSKETANSQKYMSFTDKTADAFNSSIITSSKTVSETPAIATVSEDEDEDEAEPPPVIAPRPEHTKSIYTRSVIEPLPPPSTKDAATSPIVPPAPAAAAAAAVTPTPPAEAAPGSPPSASPAPGPSLPRAQDKTKKKKMSDEEILEKLHVLRSPSAGKSRTLPLTDRPDAHSSSLLCAILTSDWSLFLFIVWSQSFQDSSSIPFPAVECDPLNS